TGCGTCGGTAACAGGATACGTATGACTGTCCGAGGTTGAAACCATTGAGCCGTAGTGGTCTCTGTAAATAATGGTCAACAGTGGTGCCTCAAGATGACTGGAGACATACGCGTCCGGCACATAGCCCCTTTGTGCCAGGGTTTCAATCTCAGGAATCGGGTCAGGAGTGACATGGGTGTACCAAGTCCGCTCAAACTCCATAAAGTTGTTAATTGCCCTAAAGTCGTCCATTCTTCACCCTCCAAATCCTCAAAACTAACCTTTAACTATAAAACTAAGGAGAAACTCAAATGCAAGGTATCTCTACCGCATATCTATAATTGCTCTTCTAAAAGACAGACCGTGATTCCGTTTCAAGGCTTTCATTCTTCTCGGTTTCTTGCTTCGTCCCAGAACTCCCAAGCCAGCCAATGGGCGGCTTGGCTCACGTCCTGCCCGGTCAGCTCTAATTCGGTCTGCCAGAGGAGCCACATCCCTGCACTGGCGTCAGGATGTGCCTCCAGATGGCGCAGCAACCAAGTCCACCGACCGTCGACACTCCAGCCCAGATTGGCACGGTGGTAGCAGTGTGCCAGCGCACTGGCCAGGATGGAGGCAGAAGGGTTCATCCGTTNTGCCTCCAGATGGCGCAGCAACCAAGTCCACCGACCGTCGACACTCCAGCCCAGATTGGCACGGTGGTAGCAGTGTGCCAGCGCACTGGCCAGGATGGAGGCAGAAGGGTTCATCCGTCGTCATTGACCGCGAAGAGCATGCCTCGATTTGAGTTTTCGCGCAGATCTGCCCAGCCGGCTGGAAGCATGATGAATGCTGTGTCGTGGTACTCACGAAGAAGCAAGCTGAGAAAGTTCGTCATGCTGCACCCGTCGGAAGCGTCACGAGAACGCGGTCCAGGATGCAGTCCCGCCCGAAGACGTTCTGTTCCGTGGTCAGGAGGGTGGTGAGCTGCTCCAAACCCTGAGTCAGGGCAGCAGGGTCCAAATTCAAGAGCGGTGCGTTGAGCTGTTGGTGCCAGGCGCCACTGCGCCAGGTATAACCGCGCCCTTTGGCCTGATACCTGATGGTATAGGTCTCCCCTTCGAGACTGAAGCTCAAGATCAGAAATGCCTGTGCAACAGCCGAAGAGAGAAGGAGCGTCTGATCAGGACACGGCTGTTCGGGACGAGGACGTAAGAAAGCCCGCAGGTGCTCAGCTTGCTGGTGCACATCCTGCTGGGTAGGTAAAGACATCAGATTGATAGGGGCGAGGGGCGTCATAGAGCCATCCTCAGTAGGGCACCCTGAAGCGAACGGGCGTCTCACAGCTACTGTGAAGAAAGTCTTTCACCCTCTTGCCCGCTTCGGATAGTGGTTGTCCCTAGTTTCCTTGGCAGATGCCCAGGAAGGCCAAGACTTCTCGCAGCACCTTCCAAGTGACCTTGGGTTGACCGACCTCAGGTTTCTATCGGTGCTGGAGCAGACCGAACGGAGAAGTCTCTACTCCTGTGGGCGGTGAACGAAGTTACAGAGGTGTCCTGTCGCTGACGACGCACGTCAGACCGTTGCCCTTCGGCCGCACCCCCGCAATTGTCCGCACTGTCCTCGGGTCTCTGGTCAACGACGGGAGATCACCACGGCCCCCCGTGAAGTTGTGGCCACCATCCACACCCGCCTCCTTTGAGGGTTGGCCAGGAGTGATAACGCGTCATCACAACTCCTGCGGCGAGGCCGCAGGGTGTGTGTGGGGAGAGAGGATAAGACTGCACCGCGTACCCCTTCATCCGCTTCCGCCATCGCCCCGCTCAGGGGGTTCCCAACCAGACCTGAGCGGGTCTTTGCCGACCACCGAGACATCTGCACCCGGAGCAGTTCATCTCTCTCCCTTCTTTTTTTAGCTGTCACTTTTGTCACTTCCGTGACCCCCTGACCCGCAGGGACTGGCCTGGAGTGGCCCTCACCGACCACTGGGGGATCTGTGCCTGGAGCGTCTCCCCTCTTTTTTTAGCTGTCCGTTCTGTCCGTTCCGCGATCCTCTACCCCGCAGTGGACTGCACCTGGCCGCCACCCCCAACTCTGTTGTTCGAGCAACAGGGACGAAAACAGCGGAAAGCAAGCGCCGCTTTTTCACCCCACCTTGACCCGTCGAGACCCGCCGGGTGGGCGAATTTCAGGACGCGCATGCTTTCCGTTGTGTCCTGCCAGACCCGGTCTCCGACGCTCGTGCTGCCCGAGGAGGGTGGCCCCTGACCCGCAGTGGACTGGGCCTGGAAGAGCCCTCACCGACCCCCGGGGATTCTGCGCCTGGAGCGTTTCTCCTCTTTTTTTACCTGTCGGTTCTGTCGGTTCTGCGTCCCTATGACCCGCAGTGGACTGAACCTGGCCGCTACCCCCAACTCTGTTTTCGAGCAACAGGGACGAAAACAGCGGAAAGCAAGCGCCGCTTTTGCACCCCACCCTGACTCGTCGAGCCCCGCCGGGTGGATGAATTTCAGGACGCGCATGCTTTCCGTCGTGTCATGCCAGACCCGGTCTCCAACCCTCGGGAGGCCCCACGCGCGTGCCCCCTCAACGGCCCGCAGGGACCGGCAAAAGACACGACAGTTGACGACCCCTCGGTCGTCATCGAGAGGCCATTCTCCGCGTCCCAGAGGGCAGATCTCAGCGCGCGCCAACGGTCGCGTTCTGTCGCTCAGCGTGGGGCTCCGGAGGGCGTTTCACCTCCGCTGGCTCTCCCCACTTCCAAGGAGCGCCTCCGGCCTGATCGTTCGCTATTTTTCACGAAAATGAAAGAAACGGACCGTTTGCAGCCCTCTCTAGACCGTTCTACCCCCTACCCAGACACTCTTAGTGGGGGCGGTCAACCTGTCTCTTTGGGGAAGGCTGAGCTACGGGTTCATGGCCCGGAGTATTTCTGCCTGATGGGGCTTCAGGAGCTCGGCGAACAGATGCACCAGGTCTCCACTCAATCCAGGCTTCCGCTCGAGCGACTGGAGGTCTCGCCGGTACCGGTACAGCACTTCCGGCGTCTTCGGCGTCGGCCACGTCCGCAACGTCGCCAGCGTCACCCGGCTCCCCTCCGCCTCCGGCTTCACCCACACCTTCAGGGACAGCGGCGACGTCAGGATGATCCGCTCGCCGTAGAGCAGCTGCACCGGCTCGACCCGCGTGTAGAAGAAGTCATCTCCCGCCTTTTTGCCCCCCGCCTGGTCCCGCCCCCGAGTACTGTGCGTCGACGTCAGCTGGGCTTCGCCGATCGGCGTGCGGTTGTCTGCCAGGATCGCCAGACCCAGCCGGTTTGCCACGTGCCGCCCGTACTGCTCCTGCGCCGCCCGGCGGATGGCCACCTTGAGTTGGATCTCTGGCCCCCGGCGACCGCGACTGGCCCCCCTACGTCCGCCTCACCTACGGCAGATACGAGCCCCGCTACGTCAGCGGGGTTGAGGAGGCTGCCCCCTACCAGCTACAGGGCGTGGGCTAGCTGATCCGGTATGGCTACCACGTCACAGGCCTGCTGCACGATGGCCTGGATCGGCTGTCAGATGAGGCTGTGCTCGCGGTGGCCACGCTGAAAGACTGTGCCGAGGAACTCCGGTACAAAAAGGAGTCGGATGAGACGAAAGAACTGTTGCTGGAGGTGCAGGCGCAGTTGATCTCCCGCCTACGCCTATGTCATCTGCCTACGAGCGCAGACCTCTACAGCGCAGAAGAGGCCGCAAGCGTGATGGACCGCTGGGAGTTAGAGAGTCAGAACGCGCACACGGACGCAGCCCGGATCATGAAGGACTATCTGGCGGACGTTCGGGATGTCCTGCAACGCCTGGAGGTGGAGGATGTGCAGCGCAGCCCGGTGGTGGACACGCAGACGCCAGAGGAGATCCAAGCGGCCACGATCACGCAGCTGCGGGCACTTCTTGCCCAGTTGGAAGAAGGAGCGTTCGCAGTGCGTGAGGTGCGGACCACGCCGCGCGGCTGGCTGGAGGAGATCATCATCCAAGGCCGCCGCGAGTCTACAGAGCGTAGAGAGTCATAGAAGCAAGTCGATGTCTACATTGTGGGAAACGGGTCCACGGAGCGTCACCGTAAGCCGGCAGAGAAGTGACAAAGTCCTCCTCATCTGCAGGTTGCAATCCTCTTAATTCAGCCTGAGTCTCACGGCGTTGCTCGTCCGGATGATGGCTCCGTCTTGCCCTCTGACGTTCACAGTAAGCTGGTTTGTACAATTTCCGTTGAGGGTGCATTTTGCCGTGATCTGCACTAGATACGCATTTGGTGCCCCTGTCGGCACGACGGTCAGGCCGCTGACCGTGTGAAACGGAAACGCTGGCTCCGCCGTTACCGTGAAGGTGGGGATGCCGCTATACCCCCCAGAGGGTGACAGGGTAAGCGGGAGCGTAATCGTCCGGGATGTGTTGTAGGGAATGGTATAAGAGCTTGTGCTCCCGGGGTCAAGCGCCAAACTGAAGTCCGGGTTGTTCACCGTCAGCGCCGTAGCCGCGCTCGTCACCACAGCCGCGCCGCTCCCCAGATCTACGCTCGCCGTGATCTGCGTTGTGCCCACCTTCACGCCGGTCGCCACCCCAGTCGCCGGATCGATGGTCGCCACACTGGGGTCACTGCTGGCAAACCTCACGGTCGTAGCACACTCGGCGGGCGTGGTCGTTACCGTCGCCTTGAAGGTGGTGGTACCCGCAACGGCCAAAGTCGGCGCGTTGGGTGTCACCGTTACGCTGTCCACCGAGCATGTGAACCGGCCCACCGCCACGATGACGCTGAAGTCGAAGGGGTCGCTGACCGGCGTGCTGTTGTTCAGGTCGGCGGCGAAGGTGACCAGGGCGCTTTGCCCAGCGCCTAGCGGCGCGGGGAGTTGCCACCCACCCGGCGCGCGACCTGCGATGACCTGACCGACGGGCACGGTCGGTGTCAGGGCGCTGGTGTCGAGTGCGCTGTACGGTGTGGCGTTGGGATCAGGAATCGCGCTGACCGTGCCCGAGGCGATGCTCAGTAGCTTGCCAGCCACAGGCGTGAGGTCAGACGCCCGGCTGGACGCATCGGTGCCCCCGTAGGTCGTGAGCCGGGTGAAGTAGCTACTGCCCGGTATCGGTGGGGGGGTCTGGCTGGTCGTGGTCGTGGGGTCGGTGTCCTCGTCGGTATTCACAGGCACGAAAGTCAGGCGGGTGAGCGGCTGGGTGCCGGTGTTGGTCACGCGGTAGACCGAACGGATGTGCCGCGTGCCGTTCAGGAGGAAGGTGTCCACGGCGAGGGGGGCGAAGGTCAAGCCATTGTCGCTGACATCCGTAAAGCCCTGGGCCCTGAGGGCGGGCGTGATCTGGGTGATGCTGGAGGCGGGGGCCACGCCAGGCTGCCCGATGTGCTCGAAGTTGATGGCGTAGAGCGGGGCACCTTGGGTGGAAACAGTGGGCGTGGCGGCTCCTGGGCTGGAGGCGGCTGGCTGACCGCAGGCTGCGAGCAGCAGGGACAGCAGGAGGAGGCTAAGGGGAAGGCGCGTCATAGTTGACCTCCATGTCCAGGGGCAAGGTGTGTACCTGATGAGTTCAAGAATACACGGCGATGAGGGGCTGACAAAGGGGCAAAAAAATGAGAATAAGACGGGTGTGAATGACCGTCGTGATCTGTGTGTACGCTCTATGCGCGGCGCTCTCCCTCTCCTTGACCCGTCACAACCTGCGGCGGCTGTCAACGCCTTATCGCCGTCATTTATGTGATCACGAAGGGTGAATTCAGCTGGCTGAAGTAGGTCGCTCGCCTCAAGCACCGTTCTGGAGGACTGCCCATGAAGAAACTGCTCGCGTGCCTGGCCCTGACCCTTGCCCCTGCCTTCGCCCTGCAGGTCACCACCACGGAGAACCTCAACCTCCGCAGTGGGGCCGCCAAGACCGCCCCAGTCCTGAGCCAGGTGCCCAAGGGGACGCAGTTGGAGATCGGTGCGTGCAGCCAGTTCTGCCCGGTGGTCTACCAGGGGCGGCGGGGTTACGTCGCGCGGGCCTACCTGAAGGCGACCCCTACGCCCACCCTTCCTCAGGTGACCATCCCTGCACGTCCGGCCAACCCGGGCACATAAAGGATCATGCTGCTATCCTGGAGCAAAGACTGGAATGTCGCCATTACGCCAGCCACATTGCTGAGGGTGCTTGACGTTGGGGGTGGCGCGGACCTCGAATCCACAGTGCTGGCACATGTCGCCAAGCAGTCGGATCTGACTCCTTACACCGACGTGCTGGATCGGCTCAGCGTGTCTACGCTCTCATACGTGAAATATCAGGGGAAAGCTACATCAATCGCTGGAGAAGCGCAGCGCTTGCGACGACGAGCTTTTGTCCTTTGAGCACATCGCCAACAGTAAAACTGATAGGAGCACAATGAAAAACTTGCTGACCGTGATCCTTCTCTCCCTCCTCGCTGCTCCTGCTCAGGCGGCCGGCACTCCGATCAAGGTGCTCATCACCGGCAGCGGCGGTCAGGAACGGCTCACGGACACCCTGTTCATCGTCGGCAAGCGCACCCGCGACGCGACTCCCCTGGAACTGGCCGTCTCCGTCACCAAGCAGACCTCGGGCGGCCGGATTTCCTCCCTCAGTCTCTTCGTCCTCAACGACGACCTGAAGCCGAGTGAGCTCGACCTCCTGGCCACGAACACCCACCGGGTCGCCACGAGCTGCTTCAACCTCAGCGTCGAGCGTCTGGGAGGAATCACGGCCTGGCTGAAGATGCTCGAGCGCCAAGGGGTACGGAAGGCAGAGGCAAGCTTTGGGCCCATGCAGGTGATGTTCAAGCGGGACCGCACGCATGACGGTCCCTATATCGAGGTTGCCATGTTCCGCACGGGGCAGCCGGGTGCGGGGCCCTGGAAGAACTACTGCACGAACTGAGAAGGAAAAACCTGATGAGCGAACGGAACTTCGGTAGCCTGTGCGCCAGGAGGGTCCTTACCCCTGATGTCTGATCAGTCCAAGTTGGCGAACAGGTACGACGATCTCTTTTTTCAGGCAGCCGACCACCCGAGTGCGCCTATGTTGACTCGGGAGTGGCTGCGCCTGGTGCGGGAGCGGCAAGGGTTACGGCAAGTGGATGTGGCGACACGCCTGGCCGCGCTTGGACCGCAGGCTGCGTTGAGCCGTGAGCACCTCTCCAAGCTGGAGGGTGGGAAGTCTTCCTTCTCCTTTCTGGGATTTTTCCAGACAGACGGTGTACGGCAGGTGCTGAACGTTGCTCAGGCCGAGTGGGATGAACGGATGCAACAGGTTTCTGTGCCGCTGCAAAGGCGCGCTCCTTGACCGCTCCATCTCAAGACCTGCCTCCGCTGCCGGACCGGTCCCCCTCGGTGGACCCGAAGGACCTCGTGCTGCCTCGGCATTGGCTCAAGCAGGTCAGGGAACATCGAGGTCTGACGCAGCAAGGTCTTCTTCAGCGACTGGCTTGCCAGGACCCGCCCTGCCGGATGTCCCTTGCCACTTACGGTAGGCTGGAGACTGGAAGGCGATCCATCGCTCAGCTCCCAGCGGCTCAGCGAGAAAGCCTTCAACAGGCTCTGGGCGTTCCTGCCGAGATCTGGGAACAGGTCTTCAGGCGAATAGAGCCTGACGAGCAACAGTCTCTCTGAGACGTCCCTCTCAGAATCCTGTGGGTTGCCACGTCAGCCCATACGAAAACCCCCACCTTCTCTAGTGGGGGCTTTTGTCAGCTGAGCTTACTGCTGGGCTGCGGGGCGCTCGCCCTGGGCATCGTCTGCCGGGCTGAAGGTCAGGCACTGGGCCTGCTGAGCGCTCATGCTCACTTCGATCTGGCCAGCCGTGCACTTCATATCGCTATTGAAGCGGCAGGTGGTGGCGTCGCAGCGGGAGACAGTGGTCGTGTCGTTCATGGGATGTACTGTAAACATGATCTCAGTTCTTGAAAGTAGGTCACTGCGTCATGTATTCCGCCCAATCAAGTAAGGCTTATCGTATTAGTCAGGTTTAAATTTAAAGGAATCCTGACGCCTCCAGCTCCACGACTGTAGTACGTGTTCCCACGGTGGCGTGGCCACCAAGTCCTGAGACTCAGCTTCGAACGCACAAGATCAGTCCTGGCCCGCACGTCTGCGGGCCACAATAGATCATCATGTAAAAAGCTTCTCTGCGCGCCGCTACGTACCGCCGAGTCTCGACCGAGGAGCAGGTCAGCAATCACAGCCTGGGCAACCAGTCCGACAAGCTGGCGGACTTTGCGGAGCAGCAGGGGTACACGGTCGTTCGGGAGTACGTTGACCCTGGGCATAGCGGCACGACGCGCAAGCGCCCGGGTCTGGAGCAACTCCTGCAGGATGCCCAGGCCGGCCTCTTCGACACGGTGCTGATCTACCGCCTCGACCGCCTCGCGCGCCGCACTCACCTGGCCTATACCCTTCTGCAGGAGCTGATGGAGGCCGGCGTCGGCGTACGCTCCTACAGTGAGCCGCAGATCGACAGCACCACCCCAATGGGGAAGGTCAGTCTGGGCGTCACCGCCATCTTCGCTGAGTTGGAGCGTGACACCTTCATGCAGCGCTCGAGAGATGGCCGCCGCAAGGCTGTCACCGAGGGCATTCATGGTGGAGGCCCCGTGCCTTACGGCTATGTGCTCCAGAACCACCGCCTGGCGGTGCACGAACCAGATGCCGCAGTCATCCGTATGATCTTCAGCTGGTACACCGAGCACCACTGGTCGACTGTCCGCATCACCCGGGAGCTGGCGGCGCTCAACATCCTCTCGCGTTACCGGGCGACGAATCGGCGTCTCAATGGCAAGATCACGGATGCCCACTGGAAATCCGGTTCCATCAGGTTGATTCTAAAGAACCGGATCTACATCGGAGAACACCAGTACGGCCGCCGGAACAGCAAGGGCCGAAATCCGTCGGAGAACGTGCTGACAGTGCAGGTTCCGGCAATTGTGGACCGGGACATGTGGGAAGGGGCGCAGCAGAAGATGCTGATCAATTCGCGTACGGCTCAGCGCAATGCCAAGCGGGCGTACATGCTCAGGGGGCTGATCCGGTGCGACTCCTGTGGGCGGTCCTACGCTGGGCACACCGGGCGGAGGGAGGGGCTGTTCAGGTACCGGTGTGGGGGACGTTCACATCGGATTGATCTTGAGTCACCGATCTGCACCTCGCCCACCCTCGACGGCGTTCACCTTGAGGCGCAGCTCTGGCAGCGGATTACGGAGATCCTGAGCGCGCCGGATGAAGCGTTGGCGCAGCAGCCGATGACTATCGTTCCTGCGGAGTTGCCGATGGTCGAGAAGGCCCTGGCGGACATCCAGGTGAGTCAGGAACGATTGACGGACTTGTATCTGGATGCGCACGGCTCAATGAGCAAGCAGAGTTACCTGACCCGTCTGGCGGCGTTTGAGGAGCAGCGTGCTGGGTTACAGGCGCGCCTGCTGGTACTCCGTGATACGGAGGCGCACCAGCAGGAGCAGAAGCGGCTTGAGCGCCGTATTCATGACTTGTCAGCCCAGTACTGGGATCAGCTGGCGCAGCCAGACGATGAGCTTCGGCAGGTGCTGGCGAATCAGTTGATCGAGCACGTCACCGTGCAGGCGGATGGCAGCATAGACGTGAAGTGGGTTGTGTAAGGCAGCGGAAACTGAGGCAACTCAAGATCAATGATCTGCGTACCGGAAGATGTGACCAAATAGATTCTTGTCGGTGTCATCAGTAGCCTGATTGTGGTCTTCCTCGGAATTGCCTGGGGGCATGGGAAAAGGATGTTTGCAGCTTGGCAAACCCGTCCCACGGCACAGGCCAAACGTGAGTCCGAGATGGAAGCAGCACGACATATCGCTGGAAATACACAGCGTCTTGTCTGCCTGGTTGGGTTTTTTTACCTTGCTGGGGATGAGCGTCATCAGCATGACGTTAGGAGTGATCATGATCTGGGCTGGGTTTTTTGCCAATCTTATTCCTCCGCTGCTTCTGCCGCTTGCTGGTGCGTTACTTGGTGTAAGCATTACCTGCTGGATGGCGCTGCGTAAGGTGGAGCAGGTTCTTGACGCTGTGGTCGAGGAAGAGCGACTCCGACTGAGTCAAATCAATTAAAAATGTTTGAGTCCTTGACTTGAACTGGGCGCTCAAATCATCTATAAGAGAACGATGCCTTACGCTAAATTGAGTGATCAGATCGGTGAATTGACCAATCCCCAGCGCAGCGATGCCTTTTTCAAGCAGTTCCGTAATGCTGTGCGCGAAGGGAAAATCGAAGCGGCGGATCTCTCCGAACGCTTTGATCTGCCTAAGGAATACCGTCGCCGTGGTGCCGACGAAACCTATACGCGCACTGTCAAAGACATGATTGTGAACGTGACCCCCGCTTACAAGAAGTGGTTTGAGGGAGTCAACGCTGAGTTGAGCACGCCGACGCGTCGGGCGGCCGCACCGAAGGTCAGTCTTGAAGCTGTTGAATCTGGGGACGTGGATTTTGCGGCGATGGTGGAGGAGACCCGGCGTAAACTCCAGAACAGCTACAGCAAGGGACAGACTCTGGGGAACGCGCGTAAGGGTGCAGCGGCAAAACCCAGGGGGAAGCGTACGGCGAAGTAAAGCGCGCGTTTGCCTGGGCCCTCTGCGTGCTGGAGGGCCTTTTCCGTTGGGGGCCTGCGCTTGATGGTGTGCTGGGGCAGGGTCGGGAGCTAGTGGTGGTGGGGACTTGGGATGTTCCCTTGGAAATAGCACGTGTTCAAGTGCGCCCGAGCGGCGCTCCCACGAGAACTCGGCGCCGACGTCGCCACCGGGGTGGAGGTCTGGCCTAGCACCTGGAGCAGGTCGGCCACCGGGATATTGCGCCGCTCACACAACTCCCGCACCTCCACGGCCAGCACGTCCGCCGGCGGAATCAGTGTGGGAAGCGGGGGTGCCGCTGCGAGGAGTCGCGCGCCCAGCGCGGCTGACCGCACCACCGTGATGTCCTTGAGCTGCTTGGCTGTAAAGGCTTGGTCGCTCTGGGCCTGCGCCCGGATCTGCCGAATGGCCTCGAGGAGGTAGGGCCCTTGGAGCTTGGCCGCCCGCTCGGCGATGCTCAGGGCCAACACCCGCGTCCCGACGAGGTCGAGGATGTCGTCCGGCAGGGCCAGTAAGCTCACCCGAGCACGAATGACCTGGACCAGGACGCCCGTATTCGCGGCAATGCCCTCAATGGTCAGCGTGTGCAGGAGGCGCTGGTACAGCCGGGCTTCCTCGACGGGATTCTCGCTGCGGTTGTGCACCCCGGCGACGATCAGGGCCCAGGCATCCTCGCTGAGCCCTTCGTAGACCAGGGCGCGAATGTCCGGCCACAGGAGGCTGCGAGCGGCCGCCACGCGGCGATTGCCGTCGCGGATGCGGTACGTCCCATCCGGGCAGCGCTGCACGAGGATAGGATCGCGCTGGCCGGTCGCGCGCAGGGTGGCCTTCAGGTGATTGCTCGCCCCATGCGCGTTCTCCTGGAGATCGTCGAGGGAGAGGAAGGCTTCGGTGCCCTCGGGGACCGTGATGCTGAGCAGGGGCAGCGGGTTTTTCATAGCTGTCTCTGGCCCCCCTTGGGGGGCCAAGCCTCCACCCATCCCACCGCAGCGCGTCCAATGAAGAAGGGACAGGGCGCCGGCCCTGTCCCTTGCCTTACCCGGCGTCGAGAT
The Deinococcus sp. Leaf326 DNA segment above includes these coding regions:
- a CDS encoding Ig-like domain-containing protein: MTRLPLSLLLLSLLLAACGQPAASSPGAATPTVSTQGAPLYAINFEHIGQPGVAPASSITQITPALRAQGFTDVSDNGLTFAPLAVDTFLLNGTRHIRSVYRVTNTGTQPLTRLTFVPVNTDEDTDPTTTTSQTPPPIPGSSYFTRLTTYGGTDASSRASDLTPVAGKLLSIASGTVSAIPDPNATPYSALDTSALTPTVPVGQVIAGRAPGGWQLPAPLGAGQSALVTFAADLNNSTPVSDPFDFSVIVAVGRFTCSVDSVTVTPNAPTLAVAGTTTFKATVTTTPAECATTVRFASSDPSVATIDPATGVATGVKVGTTQITASVDLGSGAAVVTSAATALTVNNPDFSLALDPGSTSSYTIPYNTSRTITLPLTLSPSGGYSGIPTFTVTAEPAFPFHTVSGLTVVPTGAPNAYLVQITAKCTLNGNCTNQLTVNVRGQDGAIIRTSNAVRLRLN
- a CDS encoding SH3 domain-containing protein, with the translated sequence MKKLLACLALTLAPAFALQVTTTENLNLRSGAAKTAPVLSQVPKGTQLEIGACSQFCPVVYQGRRGYVARAYLKATPTPTLPQVTIPARPANPGT
- a CDS encoding helix-turn-helix transcriptional regulator codes for the protein MSDQSKLANRYDDLFFQAADHPSAPMLTREWLRLVRERQGLRQVDVATRLAALGPQAALSREHLSKLEGGKSSFSFLGFFQTDGVRQVLNVAQAEWDERMQQVSVPLQRRAP
- a CDS encoding DUF1540 domain-containing protein, coding for MNDTTTVSRCDATTCRFNSDMKCTAGQIEVSMSAQQAQCLTFSPADDAQGERPAAQQ
- a CDS encoding recombinase family protein, translated to MRAATYRRVSTEEQVSNHSLGNQSDKLADFAEQQGYTVVREYVDPGHSGTTRKRPGLEQLLQDAQAGLFDTVLIYRLDRLARRTHLAYTLLQELMEAGVGVRSYSEPQIDSTTPMGKVSLGVTAIFAELERDTFMQRSRDGRRKAVTEGIHGGGPVPYGYVLQNHRLAVHEPDAAVIRMIFSWYTEHHWSTVRITRELAALNILSRYRATNRRLNGKITDAHWKSGSIRLILKNRIYIGEHQYGRRNSKGRNPSENVLTVQVPAIVDRDMWEGAQQKMLINSRTAQRNAKRAYMLRGLIRCDSCGRSYAGHTGRREGLFRYRCGGRSHRIDLESPICTSPTLDGVHLEAQLWQRITEILSAPDEALAQQPMTIVPAELPMVEKALADIQVSQERLTDLYLDAHGSMSKQSYLTRLAAFEEQRAGLQARLLVLRDTEAHQQEQKRLERRIHDLSAQYWDQLAQPDDELRQVLANQLIEHVTVQADGSIDVKWVV
- a CDS encoding ParB/RepB/Spo0J family partition protein, with amino-acid sequence MKNPLPLLSITVPEGTEAFLSLDDLQENAHGASNHLKATLRATGQRDPILVQRCPDGTYRIRDGNRRVAAARSLLWPDIRALVYEGLSEDAWALIVAGVHNRSENPVEEARLYQRLLHTLTIEGIAANTGVLVQVIRARVSLLALPDDILDLVGTRVLALSIAERAAKLQGPYLLEAIRQIRAQAQSDQAFTAKQLKDITVVRSAALGARLLAAAPPLPTLIPPADVLAVEVRELCERRNIPVADLLQVLGQTSTPVATSAPSSRGSAARAHLNTCYFQGNIPSPHHH